A single region of the Plantactinospora soyae genome encodes:
- a CDS encoding transcriptional regulator, with protein MTEPRFDELIHAPTRLSLVALLAPADAVEFGYLREQLGLSDSALSKQISALGAAGYVNVHKENRGRGIRRTWVVLTDAGLTAFDGHVAALNQIVARARPAGLGATADPVPAPGADGPDPPSRRPG; from the coding sequence ATGACCGAGCCCCGGTTCGACGAGTTGATCCACGCACCGACCCGGCTCTCCCTCGTCGCCCTGCTCGCACCCGCCGACGCCGTGGAGTTCGGTTACCTGCGCGAACAACTCGGGCTCAGCGACTCGGCCCTGTCCAAGCAGATCAGCGCCCTGGGCGCGGCGGGTTACGTCAACGTGCACAAGGAGAACCGGGGGCGGGGCATCCGGCGCACCTGGGTCGTGCTCACCGACGCCGGCCTGACCGCGTTCGACGGACACGTCGCCGCGCTGAACCAGATCGTGGCCCGGGCCCGCCCGGCCGGGCTCGGTGCCACCGCCGACCCGGTGCCGGCGCCCGGGGCGGACGGCCCGGACCCGCCGTCCCGGCGCCCCGGCTGA
- a CDS encoding PrsW family intramembrane metalloprotease, whose translation MDGVGRQWTAAVPVTPRRQWLRIFLGGLGLWLATVGAIFLTGNPTLLPTLVLLGSFLVPVTFVAWAFQRRDTGEVTVSLVFGTFLAGGVLGVLASAVLESYLLRPSVLLFLGVGLIEEAAKLAALALLTRHLAAKTVRDGMILGAAVGFGFSALESAGYAFIALFTVQGLSVVQVVQTEILRGLVAPVGHGLWTAILGGVLFSASSRDHFVVGIRLLFAYLGVAALHALWDAMHVIALFLTLFLTGTRDNRVTLDGSLGEPTPTQGALMPALEGLGMAIVAVIGVVWLVALWRSAQHGSGKPRTGWRVPTGSSSREAVLRP comes from the coding sequence ATGGACGGCGTCGGCAGGCAGTGGACGGCGGCGGTCCCGGTCACTCCGCGCCGGCAGTGGCTGCGGATCTTCCTCGGCGGTCTGGGGCTCTGGCTCGCCACGGTCGGGGCCATCTTCCTGACCGGGAACCCGACGCTGCTACCCACGCTGGTACTGCTGGGCAGCTTCCTGGTTCCGGTGACCTTCGTGGCCTGGGCCTTCCAGCGGCGGGACACCGGCGAGGTCACCGTCTCGCTGGTCTTCGGCACCTTCCTCGCCGGCGGGGTGCTCGGGGTACTCGCCTCCGCCGTGCTGGAGTCGTACCTGCTGCGCCCGTCGGTGCTGCTGTTCCTGGGCGTCGGCCTGATCGAGGAAGCCGCCAAACTGGCCGCCCTGGCCCTGCTGACCCGGCACCTGGCAGCCAAGACCGTACGGGACGGCATGATCCTCGGCGCCGCCGTCGGCTTCGGCTTCTCGGCGCTGGAGTCGGCCGGGTACGCCTTCATCGCGCTCTTCACCGTGCAGGGGCTCTCGGTGGTGCAGGTGGTGCAGACCGAGATTCTCCGGGGCCTGGTGGCGCCGGTCGGGCACGGGCTGTGGACCGCGATCCTCGGCGGCGTGCTCTTCTCCGCGAGCAGCCGGGACCACTTCGTGGTCGGGATCCGGCTCCTGTTCGCCTATCTGGGGGTGGCGGCGCTGCACGCGCTCTGGGACGCGATGCACGTCATCGCCCTGTTCCTGACCCTGTTCCTGACCGGGACCCGGGACAACCGGGTCACCCTGGACGGTTCCCTGGGGGAGCCGACCCCGACCCAGGGGGCTTTGATGCCGGCGTTGGAAGGGCTGGGCATGGCGATCGTCGCCGTGATCGGCGTCGTCTGGCTGGTGGCGCTGTGGCGATCCGCCCAGCACGGGTCGGGGAAACCGAGGACCGGATGGCGGGTGCCGACCGGTTCCTCGTCCAGGGAAGCCGTACTGCGCCCCTGA